From the genome of Portunus trituberculatus isolate SZX2019 chromosome 5, ASM1759143v1, whole genome shotgun sequence:
CTTAATTTGCTGTGTACTGTGTGAAGACTTGTTTACCATGTTCCTGTGTGATTGAGGGGGCCTTTGTACtccctgtcactgtcactaggAATGCACTGTACTTGGTGAGATGAGAGGCCTTGTAATGGGTAGTAATGGTGTAGCTACTGGAGTACACAATTTACACTACATTCTTAATATTGGTTTTCATTGCAATCCTCATaaagtgtttattttattttaaataTTGTTCCTGAATATTtcatgctattattattactttttatttataatttgtAGTGGGGAATTTAAATCACATtgatcatattaatttttttttattacaataaTGAATTCTTCGTACTAACGCATCAACTAACAATATACATACTTCATTCTTCTCATAAATACAATacaatttcaatatttttaatTCTTAAATACAACACACTCAAGTAATTTAAAATATATCACTTTTCATTCTTACATACAACTCACTGGAGTAATTTAAAATACATCACTTTTCATTCTTAAATACAACTCACTGGAGTAATTTAAAATACATCACTTTTCATTCTTAAATACAACTCACTGGAGTAATTTAAAATACATCACTTTTCATTCTTAAGTACAACACACTGGAGTAATTTAAAATGGATCACTTGTCATTCAtacaagaataaaggaaaacaccACTGTGTCACTAACCACTGTGgcactctgacacacacacagcttttcaCTTACCACACAGGAGGTGAAGTGcaagcacacaacacacaccactaaatGTCAAGTTAAACACAATGAAATACATGACACGAGCCAAACAAACCCTGAGGAATGCAGGAAAAATCATGAGTTTATACTAAAACCAAAAATCTGGAACTAAATAAGCAAATCTAAGTACTAAATATTGAAATACTATTTGCACTAAAAACAACGACTGTCTTGCCTCACAAACCTCTTAACACACTAATTGATTGTCTTCCATCTTTCATACAACGCATCTTTCTTTAAATCTTGCATCTTCTATTCAGTTCTCACTTTACACGCATCAAAAATTtgtctctatttccatctttcatatgagagagagagagagagagagagagagagagagagagagagagagagagagagagagagagagcactaataACTGTAGAGGTGGGTGTTTGTGTTACTAATCTGCCTGAGATGTAATCTTAACCAAGGAGAGAGTtagcaaaagtgtgtgtgtgtgtgtgtgtgtgtgtgtgtgtgtgtgtgtgtgtgtgtgtgtgtgtgtaattcactgtttgatctgctgcagtctctgacaagacagccagacgttaccctatggaacgagctcagagctcattgttttcgatctttggataggcctgagaccaggcacacaccacacaccgggacaacaaggtcacaactttcctcgatttacatcccgtacctactcactgctaggtgaacaggggctacacgtgaaaggagacacacccaaatatctccacccggctggggaatcgaaccccggtcctctgacttgtgaagccagcgctctaaccactgagctaccaggtgtgtgtgtgtgtgtgtgtgtgtgtgtgtgtgtgtgtgtgtgtgtgtgtgtgtgtgtgtgtgattgattaGTTGATGTATAGGCAAATGGATTTACTGATTGATATGTAGGaagacagactgatagataaGCTGATGAATAGACAAAAGTATTCACAGATAGAAAAACCAATTGCTATCTAGAGGGATAGATAGATTAAGTGAgccagagacaaacaaacagatggatagacaaAGAGAGTCGCTGTCTCAATACATAAATGGAGTTTTGTGTAGGTGTAAACTCAGCACTGTTCCTgctgagggtgaaggagggccAGCAGGTCGTCCAGCTGAGGGAGGCAGTAGTCAGCGAGCAGGGCGTGTTGGTCGGGGTCGTCGCTGGCTGCCCACTTCTCCAGGTCAGCCTGAGTGGTGACCCCGACAGCACCACCAGAGTCTGCAGGCCACAGTTCTTGCCGAAGAGTATATCTGTGTTGCACCTGAAATGTTGGCCTGctattagacacacacacacacacacacacacacacacacacacacacacacacactcaatattgCATTATTAGACATTGTTAGCCATTCAGGTGTTGGTGACAAGGAAGCACTGAAGGGTCCTAAGATTTGTGAGGATTTAAAGGAGGTACAAAAGTGTCCCAAGACATACAGTATTAAACATTTCATTGTCACAACTTGCACAGTTTAAGTAGGCTTCAGTGGAAGTTggtgggttttcaagggagATTATGTgaccagtgatagtttgataagGATTTCTGCATcactggcctttgaaaattatcCTGATGAGAAAGCAAGGCATTTTTTGAGGGAATATGATGGAGGCATTGAAATGTCCCCTCCCCACAAATCtatctgtgtctttctgtctgtctcacctATCGCCAATCATAAGGGTGCGTTTAGGGTCCAGGTTGTTGTTCTCTTGAATGACAGAGAACATCTTGGTGGAAGGCTTGCCCATGACAGTGGCGGGCCTCTCTGCCACAGTCTCCACACACCGCACCACACATCCAGTGCCTGAGGGAGCCAAATAGAAACACAGTCTTTCGTGTCCTTCATTCTACCTGTAGTGAAGGCAGTAATTGGGacaacatatatataattattttcttctttactttcttgtaCCTAAGGAATGGAATATATAGACTTTTAGGCATTTTCATTCTAGCCAAAGAGAAATATTAGGTTGAATCACCATTAGTGTAGCTAGACATGTGATCATTAGACTTAGACACCTTTATTCTGTCTTTAGTTAGGATAGTGGATCCAAGAGGTGGGAATACAAGGGTTAGTGGTTGATAGTACCTGGTTTCTAGTGCCGAGTCAATAGGGTGTTTTATAAGGTTCGattagaagtagttgtagtttaCTAATggaaaagcatatatatatatatatatatatatatatatatatatatatatatataatgccaCCCAGCCAAAATGCATAGACAAAAAGGATATACAGTATTGACAAAAATGAAATGTGTTAATGTATACTGAGACATGTTAACAGTGAGACAGACACCCACCAGGATACACAAATCCTTTGCTGGCCACTGGGAACCTTTCATCAGTGTTTGTTGCCAAGAAGAGGCAGCCGGGTCTGTCCAGGTACGACGCTGCCCTCATCACCTTGAGGTAGCTGAGGTAGGGGTCAAAGCCACATGCCACGGCTCCCACCTCAGGATCAAGCTTTATTTTGTCCATCAGGCCGGTCAGACTACCCCCGTCATACACCTCAGGCTGCCAGAAACATTCTAGGTGAGGCACACACACTCTTGCCTGTGTACTGCTACTGAGCAAACTTGAGGGATGGGTGTTGGTGCACTGGCTAAATAGGGATGGTGATTAATTTTGTCCAGTGTGTTCTGCCTGCTTGGACAGTCATTTCAGATAGGAAGGTTTATGCATGAGCTAGAGGAAAGTTGATGTTCCAGTGCAATCTATCGATCTTACTAGTGATGTCAATAgggatgattctctctctctctctctctctctctctctctctctctctctctctctctctctctctcacctcagcaCCAATAGAGTGTATTCCCTCTGCCTCCAGCTCCTTGACAATGCCTGCCATGCCCAGCACATACACCTTCTTCTGAAAGCCTTGCTGCTTCAGGTACTGTGCTAACACGTACGCTGAACTCAGAATGTTCTCCTGAAACAGAACAAGGCCCACACATGCCAGTCCAGAAATAAcaaaatgtaagaaagaaatagtTAGATTTGACTgatcacaaaaatataaaactatATGAAATACAGAGTGCAAATCACTTCCagccaaaaaaacacacacacaccttggtagCCTTGAATCCCAAACGTTCACACTTTTCAGCATAATCATCTCTGGATTTGGTGGAATTGTTTGTGACATAGAACACTTTCTTGCCCAGGGCCTGCAGTGTGTTGAGCGTCGTGTGTGCCGCTCCAATCAGACGGTCCTCGTGCCACAGCACTCCTGGGGAAGGTCAGGCAAACCCAACTTGTCAGGTCAGTGCTTGTGTTATAatggaaagaacacacacacacacacacacacacacacacacacacacacacacatataaattggtgaacaagattgacatactggatagagagttgataaaggtgaccacaagtaattatctccgaggacatggaaaaaagctaataaaggacatctgtctaaatgatgtgagaaaatacagtttcccccGCATCAtaatattgataagtggaataaactgagcagtcatgtcgttgacgcggtgtgtgtcaatcagatgaaagagagatatgacaggaatggacaaggagacaggacacagagagcttagctcgggccctgtaataaacaaataggtaaata
Proteins encoded in this window:
- the LOC123515830 gene encoding LOW QUALITY PROTEIN: glycerol-3-phosphate phosphatase-like (The sequence of the model RefSeq protein was modified relative to this genomic sequence to represent the inferred CDS: inserted 1 base in 1 codon): MAPHPTLITKDNIKSFLEGFDTVLTDCDGVLWHEDRLIGAAHTTLNTLQALGKKVFYVTNNSTKSRDDYAEKCERLGFKATKENILSSAYVLAQYLKQQGFQKKVYVLGMAGIVKELEAEGIHSIGAEPEVYDGGSLTGLMDKIKLDPEVGAVACGFDPYLSYLKVMRAASYLDRPGCLFLATNTDERFPVASKGFVYPGTGCVVRCVETVAERPATVMGKPSTKMFSVIQENNNLDPKRTLMIGDRCNTDILFGKNCGLQTLVVLSGXTTQADLEKWAASDDPDQHALLADYCLPQLDDLLALLHPQQEQC